Proteins encoded within one genomic window of Vanrija pseudolonga chromosome 3, complete sequence:
- the pom152 gene encoding Nucleoporin, with amino-acid sequence MSALATPQRQGTPSKLDVKSTPLAPAKPASKPAPPPPVIPTSWLAPDEQRRLIVWVFGLVEVMKLWDVLAPHITGDLPTALSSATRLRGPWSAAVWFAVELLAVAAVSLLRIPGLSPAPSKFALIAPLLVLWNVACWFLADPIAFVPKVTMFGPVYLGEEGFFWGWVYFLRHVLSRLVFGEPDHISGTYSIRLLPYSTATLNPLSLTYCLPHGGNEPVFIPVVFNNSAPDQVAYYLRDLETGKAELQNVPASGMKRPVGWSIALNNQDADDDLDDTPDINELVKRDQQLDVTRIHSVRPAESLTIIPPDLSSSESLLFLAVTKPSVVQLHTVSDKRGDRFNIAPHREALIIECPGGGDFVNEDSKGKLIRHPSHSAAPLARCIGAEDVVKFEVRGVAPLKVQWKKYFGKTIIEQGVIEGIEDEVVTTEAEQGHFRRDRASKTHIVPLRVSHEREGAYSVVLTSVADALGNMYTPSADSSTYRFAVTGERSISFLCNGPRELLVNGTADVPFAIKGSESEPLDIKYSFKSSKTGQTEVHTVKLDNNLAIRAKEPGHYKLLDITGRCAGTVLEPSTCEVREVPPPTAEMSVTTLHECAMDVGINVAFEFTGSPPFHVRYNEQRKGGKLEIRTHRFDTPVGQIELRPDREGTYIYNFNFLSDARYKDLPLNREPIEQVVHPPASVDIVGATRYQLFACSPDEFDINLGIMGNDPLHITYRKSWGMQSENVTVPVKSGKFRLTVPVPEDLAARSGNSGKLNVALISVEDANGCVKRLPTRLVEVDIDRHRPTVKFSKQDHVVIKDGDRKGVDVPLRLTGRGPWDIVFSLDGREQPSLRLTSPNSPINFKQKGRYQLISVRDAHCPGDADNGIYSVDFKPRPSASLIESVAVRKDGSVYRHKGLCAGEDDAVGVHFVGLSPFEVKYKYTVGSKSSDHALKSAQEIGVLHLDSAPGHHKYHFTSVRDDIYESTPVDFTLEHDVHARPSATFVKQNTVTLCRDAVLVTDAKIRLTGEAPFTLQLGVRKPASAEVIPHVVRVPTRDWKLEIPKETVAEVGRYEITILGIADAAGCDFVIEDSDVHATTLDVVETARVVSVDHKTDLCVGDTLDFLLQGKAPWIVEYEWQGRLNSVTSSAARFSRSADSEGTFAIKSVALKDRNGNAQCKREVNGLERRVHALPSVRVQDGVDNLREGDQPAVFSVSFTGTPPFTFTYTRSETIGGRPRVVETQTISDIFTNTYTISSSSPGDYSVTSVQDNFCRYPPLSRSRADV; translated from the exons ATGTCAGCCCTAGCCACCCCGCAAAGGCAGGGCACCCCCTCAAAACTAGACGTCAAATCCACCCCACTCGCACCAGCCAAGCCGGCGTCCAAGCccgccccaccgccgccagtgaTCCCAACATCATGGCTCGCACCAGatgagcagcggcggctcaTCGTCTGGGtcttcggcctcgtcgag GTGATGAAGCTCTGGGACGTGCTCGCGCCCCATATCACGGGCGACCTCCCCACCGCgctgtcgagcgcgacgcgcctcCGCGGCCCGTGGTCTGCCGCCGTGTGGTtcgccgtcgagctgctcgccgttGCAGCTGTCTCGCTCCTGCGGATACCGGGCCTCTCGCCCGCCCCGAGCAAGTTTGCGCTcatcgcgccgctgctcgtcctGTGGAATGTCGCGTGCTGGTTCCTCGCTGAT CCCATCGCGTTCGTGCCCAAGGTCACAATGTTTG GCCCGGTTTATCTCGGCGAAGAGGGCTTCTTCTGGGGTTGGGTCTACTTCCTCCGCCACGTCCTCTCGCGCCTCGTCTTTGGCGAGCCCGACCACATCTCGGGCACATATAGCATCCGCCTGCTGCCCTACAG CACGGCGACCCTCAATCCCCTCTCGCTCACCTACTGCCTTCcgcacggcggcaacgagccCGTATTCATCCCCGTCGTGTTCAACAACTCGGCGCCTGACCAGGTCGCGTACTACCTCCGCGATCTTGAGAcgggcaaggccgagctccaGAACGTCCCGGCGTCGGGTATGAAGCGACCTGTCGGTTGGAGCATTGCGCTCAACAAccaggacgccgacgacgatctCGACGACACTCCGGACATCAACGAGCTCGTTAAGCGCGACCAGCAACTCGACGTCACCCGCATTCACTCGGTGCGCCCGGCCGAGTCGCTCACCATCATCCCGCCCGacctctcctcgtccgagtctctcctcttcctcgctgtCACCAAGCCGTCCGTTGTGCAGCTCCACACCGTCAGCGACAAGCGTGGCGACAGATTCAACATCGCTCCCCACCGCGAGGCCCTCATCATCGAGTGCCCTGGCGGTGGCGACTTTGTCAACGAGGACAGCAAGGGGAAGCTGATCCGCCACCCTAGCCACTCCGCGGCTCCCCTCGCCCGCTgcatcggcgccgaggacgtggtCAAGTTTGAGGTTCGCGGCGTCGCCCCGCTCAAGGTCCAATGGAAGAAGTACTTTGGCAAGACGATTATCGAGCAGGGCGTTATCGAGGGTattgaggacgaggtcgtgaCCACTGAGGCTGAGCAGGGCCACTTCCGCCGTGACCGTGCGTCCAAGACGCACATTGTGCCTCTTCGTGTGTCGCACGAGCGGGAGGGCGCCTACAGTGTCGTGTTGACCAGcgtggccgacgcgctcggtAACATGTACACGCCGTCGGCAGACTCGTCGACCTACCGCTTCGCTGTCACGGGCGAGAGAAGCATCTCGTTCTTGTGCAACGGCCCtcgcgagctcctcgtcaacgGCACCGCCGATGTCCCCTTCGCCATTAAGGGCAGCGAGTCGGAGCCCCTCGATATCAAGTACTCGTTCAAGTCGAGCAAAACGGGCCAGACGGAGGTGCACACTGTCAAGCTCGACAACAACTTGGCTATAAGGGCGAAGGAGCCTGGTCACTACAAGCTTCTCGATATCACTGGCCGCTGCGCCGGTACCGTCCTCGAGCCGTCCACCTGCGAGGTCCGCGAGGTGCCGCCACCTACGGCCGAGATGAGCGTGACAACCCTCCACGAGTG CGCCATGGACGTTGGTATCAACGTCGCGTTCGAGTTTACCGGCTCGCCACCCTTCCACGTTCGCTATAACGAGCAgcgcaagggcggcaagctcgagaTCCGAACCCACAGATTCGACACGCCAGTTGGCCAGATCGAGCTGCGTCCCGATCGCGAGGGTACCTACATCTAC AACTTCAACTTCCTCAGCGACGCTCGTTACAAGGACCTTCCGTTGAACAGGGAGCCCATTGAGCAGGTGGTgcacccgcccgccagcgtcgacattgtcggcgcTACGCGCTACCAGCTGTTCGCTTGCTCCCCCGACGAGTTTGACATCAACCTCGGCATCATGGGCAACGACCCATTGCACATCACCTACCGCAAGTCGTGGGGCATGCAGTCGGAGAACGTCACGGTGCCTGTCAAGTCTGGCAAGTTCCGCCTCACGGTGCCTGTTCCCGAGGACCTTGCGGCCCGGTCTGGCAACTCGGGCAAGCTCAACGTCGCGCTCATCTCGGTCGAGGATGCCAACGGCTGCGTCAAGCGCCTCCCGACCAGACTCGTCGAAGTGGACATTgaccgccaccgccccacGGTCAAGTTTTCCAAGCAGGACCACGTCGTCATCAAGGATGGCGATCGCAAGGGTGTCGACGTGCCGCTTCGCCTGACCGGCCGCGGTCCGTGGGACATTGTGTTCAGTTTGGACGGCAGAGAGCAGCCTTCGCTCAGATTGACATCGCCCAACAGCCCTATCAACTTCAAGCAGAAGGGCAGGTACCAGCTCATCAGCGTACGTGACGCCCACTGCCCCGGTGACGCGGACAACGGCATCTACTCGGTCGACTTCAAGCCTCGCCCCAGCGCGTCGCTTATCGAGTCGGTCGCAGTCCGCAAGGATGGGTCCGTGTACCGCCACAAGGGCTTATGtgctggcgaggacgacgccgtcggcgtgcacTTTGTCGGCCTCTCGCCCTTCGAGGTCAAGTACAAGTACACTGTCGGCTCCAAGTCTTCGGACCATGCGCTCAAGAGCGCTCAGGAGATTGGTGTCCTTCACCTCGACAGCGCCCCTGGCCACCACAAGTACCACTTCACGTCTGTTCGCGACGACATTTACGAGAGCACGCCTGTGGACTTTACGCTGGAGCACGACGTTCACGCGCGGCCATCAGCAACGTTTGTGAAGCAGAACACGGTGACCCTGTGCCGCGACGCAGTGCTGGTTACCGACGCCAAGATCCGCCTCACTGGAGAGGCACCATTcacgctccagctcggcgtgcgcaaGCCAGCATCCGCCGAGGTCATCCCTCATGTCGTCCGCGTCCCGACGCGTGACTGGAAGCTCGAGATTCCCAAGGAGactgtcgccgaggtcggccgcTACGAGATTACGATTCTTGGcattgccgacgccgctggctgcGACTTTGTCATTGAGGACAGCGACGTGCACGCCACCACACTGGATGTGGTCGAGACGGCGCGTGTAGTTTCCGTCGACCACAAGACGGACCTCTGCGTtggcgacacgctcgactTCTTGCTGCAGGGCAAGGCGCCGTGGATCGTCGAGTACGAATGGCAGGGTCGCCTCAACTCGgtcacgtcgagcgcggctAGGttctcgcgctccgccgACTCTGAGGGCACGTTTGCCATCAAGTCggtcgcgctcaaggacaGGAACGGGAACGCTCAGTGCAAGCGCGAAGTcaatggcctcgagcgccgcgtgcaCGCGCTGCCGTCGGTCCGCGTCcaggacggcgtcgacaacctgcgcgagggcgaccagCCGGCCGTGTTCAGCGTCAGCTTCACCGGCACACCGCCATTCACATTCACGTACACGCGCAGCGAGACCATTGGTGGCCgcccgcgcgtcgtcgagacaCAGACCATTAGCGACATTTTCACAAACACGTACAccatctcgtcgagctcgcccggcGACTACTCGGTCACGAGCGTGCAGGACAACTTCTGCCGCTACCCCCCGCTCTCCCGCTCGCGGGCGGACGTCTAA